TTTTACTTTTTAACTTGGTACGCGCGGGGCATCTCCCTGCATCGTGGTGATGTATTTATGATTTCGTGTGCGCAGGGCCCTGTCCCGTCTCCTGACGATGCATTTCCGATTTGGTGTGCGCAGGACTTCGCCCTGTCCCGTGGCGATACATTTCTGATTTGTTGATGCGAGGCGTTAAATAGGTAGAGAAAAAATTGGAAATATGTggggattttttttattatttcggCAGAAAATATGCGTGAAATATGTTTCCTAATATAGCAGGTACTGGGACTTCCGAGTTGAATTTGTACTTCCATAAAATTCGAAACATGATAAGTTACGTTTCCCAATGgagtttgtaatttttcttttaagtTTATTTGACCTTCAACTCTTTCTTCTCAATAGACCATCAACATGATATAATCAAGAAAACAATTTAAGGCCTTACCTCCTGAACATAATGTAATTTATTTGTTTCGATTAAGAAAAGATAATGCAATTTATTTGTAGGCTTTTAAATATTGCAATGCAACTATCTACATAATGCTTCTCTGAGCATAATCTTATTACTTGTAAGTGTGCTATCCCTGAGAAAAAGTTTTCTATTTGGATTGTTACAGCAATTTTGTGGGTGGTGGTGATCACATGTTATGTAGTTCCGTAAGTCACCTCGCAGCACGACCTCCGTGTAAATGATCTCATTCTAAGAGTTTGCATTAGTTCTCATGGTACATCCTCATTTGGACCCaaataaaaggaaaaacataagaaTTTGCTCTAACCTGGTTTCATATGGCATAATTGTCTAagaaaacacaaattagaaaaactgaaatgaaattgatatagagacatataatatacATTCATTCAGAAGCAAGTGGGAGAGATTAAAAATGTAAAAGTGAGCACGTACCATTTCTTCCCACCTCTTTGCGCATAACTCAAACATGCTAAATACCGGACTTCAAAGATTCAAACTGTAGTATAATGTCCGTGAAATAAAATACATAATCAAATCTAATATGCAATGAATTTAGGCATACCTAATCTGAACCACCAGAATGAATGGGAGTTTGGTGTTTGGTCCGCTTGTAGGCATGCTTTCCAAACATGATAAGATGATACCTTTTACCTGGTGATGCAACGCATTACGAATGGGTACCTGCACGATGTATTTTATGGATCACCATTATTTCGAAGCTTCTGCTCCTTAAAACATGCTTTAGAAAAACACGAAAGGAACTACCAACTTACTCAAAAAAGAGATTAAAGACTCTTCGTATAGCACCCAAGCTAACAAACTGTTTGGAAGCAATTTCATTACCACTCCTCGATCTGAGAACAATTGCATATAAGAATTAACCATATCAAACAAAAATTGAAGAAATACATATGATATGAATTGAAatgtattttttgtaaaattaacCTTTCgtaatgtaatttttgtatacCATATCAAACAAAAATTAACCATACCAAACAAAAATTGAAATGTAATTCTTGTAATCCTACTGAATATGAATGAAAATTCTTGGTATATAACACATTTAGTAAAAGGCTACCTTGAGCCGATGCTTCCCAAGAGGAAGCTTTAGTTCGCCATATGACACCAAACGCAGTGATGAATCATCTCACCGTATACAGTAATGAGGAACCTAGGTTTATGTTGTCCGTCCAAGTGACGTGGATCATAGCTATTGTCGATGAATAGCTTCCATGAAATCACTTGCGCATTATGACGtgctcctcctccttcttcttcttcaataaaacatcAATTTATGTTCTTCGATCTGTAGTTTATGTAATTTATATATAGACTGGGAAAGATGAATTGTTTCCGTATTATAGACCGCACGGATTAGGAATCCTTGTGGAATCCATGGTTGTGTGTATAGAAATTCCCTTATAAAACTGATGACTCACCGTGTTTACATCAATTTCCTTAATTAAGCTGGAAacgaaaaatataaagaaaccgcGTGTTATAACTTGGTGTTAAATTTTGAATAGGTTAAATTTATTGTCCACCTTTACTAACAGACAGTTAAGTATTGGTGTAAATATGGTGTAACTCAATGATTTGGGTTGAAAATCCGACAGAAGTGTTATTCACCTACTTTTTCTATAAATGCGGTTACTAACGAACAGTTAAGTAGTtgatgtaaacaaagtgtaacACAAAAATATCTATTCCAACCAATAGCATTATGCCAAGTGTCTTCACCATATCTTTTACATTAGAAAAGGTCCAATAAGAAATGAGGGTTTCATCACCGTTCAATGTGAGAGCAAATTTTAACAAGATCTTTAAGGAGGAAGATTACTCTTACACGGAGTATAGTTAACAAATGCTAGTAtaatatgcctcaaaaaaaagaaaaaaaaaggctaGTATAATTTCTTCTTGAATGTTATTTAGTTTAAAACCATTAGCCATCCATCAAGTCTTTTTGAGCTCAAAATAAAGAAACTAAAATCTAACACTGATTACAGGTACTAGTCGTATTTAAAATGAAAGTCTCTCTTATTCTAATTCACAAAAGAACAATCACGTCGAATTTCTCCGCGGTGACTAGAAGTAATAACACCAACTCTACCAAGTTTGGTAATGGCAGTAACAAAAGCCAGTTCAAACATGGTATTGTTCTCAGCGAAAACATTCACAAGATTTCTTGATCTGAAATCCGAAAACAGGACTTGATCCGAAGTGAATAGACCCAAGCCCCGTTGAAGGTTCTTAAAATATACATTGTCAAACGTAAATGGTGTAGTCGGATCCATACTAACGGCTATTCTTGGATCCACATTTTGTGGACAATCTTGTTGTAGTTGCTTCGCATATGCCTGGTTTAGAGTCGGGTCGACCCGTTGGTTCGGACTGTAATAATGTATCCGTTTTGCGAACTTTTCACAGTGAGAGAACCCAATTGTATGTGCACctacaacaacagattcaaactCAAATTTACTAACTTGGTTTTACAAGTTTTCATTTATGTATGGTTCAATTATACTATAAACTACCTGATAGTGCAACCATATCTATCTCTGTAAGTCCATGAGAAGCAAAAAGGGCATTGAGACGGTCTAAACCGTGGGTCGGTTCCGGTAAACGGTGTTGAACGCTTTTTTTCGTGGAGATTTTGCCGTCCAGCCTGCCCAATTCAACAGGGTATGATGGTCCACCCGTCTGTCATACATATATATTTGCAAATTTATTACCGGACATTCTTTGCATATTAGAGACTAACCAAAGGTGATTCTAGCATTTACTTACCAAGGTTATAACATCTCTAGTAGCCAAGGCTAAAATATCAGCACATGAGACCTTATTCTTACACCTTGGATCACTGTCAACAGCAGCTTTTGCTTTGATAACTGTATCAAACCCGTCTCCGGCTAGCGATATATCGTCTGGATGATCCTTCTCCGCGCTGTTACTCGGCGAGCTGAGTAAAACTGAAGCATCACAGCCCTAAACACAACAAGAAAACAACCAATTAGAATCACAGATACCATAAAACTAAAGCAAACGATCAAAGTTAAAGATGAAGAGAATAGAAAACAAATGTACCCTAACGAAACAATCATGGAAGAAGAGGCGAAGGGTGGCAGGGGCGGTGA
This DNA window, taken from Papaver somniferum cultivar HN1 chromosome 3, ASM357369v1, whole genome shotgun sequence, encodes the following:
- the LOC113362069 gene encoding peroxidase 16-like; translation: MGSSSTLKLFLFLSLLSSLVISSSASHPLHFNHYRNTCPNVESLVRNAVTQKFQRTFVTAPATLRLFFHDCFVRGCDASVLLSSPSNSAEKDHPDDISLAGDGFDTVIKAKAAVDSDPRCKNKVSCADILALATRDVITLTGGPSYPVELGRLDGKISTKKSVQHRLPEPTHGLDRLNALFASHGLTEIDMVALSGAHTIGFSHCEKFAKRIHYYSPNQRVDPTLNQAYAKQLQQDCPQNVDPRIAVSMDPTTPFTFDNVYFKNLQRGLGLFTSDQVLFSDFRSRNLVNVFAENNTMFELAFVTAITKLGRVGVITSSHRGEIRRDCSFVN